The Spirosoma oryzicola region GCTGTCATGATACCGACCATGTTTAGTTTAGCTATGAAAGTAAGTAGTTTTCTTGAGATCAAGAAAACTACCAAGAGGGTGCCTTTCGCTGCAAGGTGATTGAACTCTACCGTGGGATTGGTGAGTAAAGACTAGCTTTTAGCTGAATTAAAAATCTTCCCAAATTCGCAGCATGTCTTAAACCAGATCTATCGACGCCATTATTATAAGTTCAAATAGCCTTGGCTGAGGAAAAACAAAATCGATGATTGGCGTACGCTCAGCAAGCAATTATCCCATGCTCCAAGTGGAAAAAATAAAGCTCAAAACCGTATGGTTTGCGTGACTTGATCGACAAGTTATCCACGTGGAACGCTAAAGTATTGCTTTACAAGGGTTTAGGGCATAAACGCAAAAAACAGTCTCCAGAGCATTCTAAAGGCTGTTTTCTAAGTATCTACAATTGGTTATTGGCGGTGAAACCGACGAGTAAAACGAATTAACGATCCTGATTCAACTGAGTTTATAACAAGAAACTAGCTCCAATAGGTCTAGTAGCTAATTATCTTCGGCAGCAACGTCAATGAGTTGATGTATACTCCCGGAATGAGCCATCCGTATAAAAAATCAGGATTCGTTCAACCTTCTTCTCTGCTGTGGTTGGCATCGGGGCTGGCTCCTCGACAAACTCAGAATTTATAGGAACTGTCGGCGAACTTGGTGGAATTTCATTGCGCTGGCTTCTTACGCCTAGAGGCTGCGGTACGGAATAAGAGACCTCTTGATGAAATCGATCAGGACGATCGTTCGGGCGAATCGTATTTCTAGTGGAGTAATTGATAGACGACGCCTGGGACGGCATCGGGTTTTGACTTTCATCTTCCATAATCCACTCGTAGCCCAACTCAGGAAAACGGCGAATTATTTTTTGTATAATGTCGAAACTAGGTCGATTTCGTCCTGATAATATATGAGAGATGCTAGACCGCTGAACCCCTATCTCATCGGCGAAATAAGACGGAGACAAGTTCTTTTCAATTAGGATCTGTTTAATCTTATCATTGATGGTCATAATTCTTCTTTGTCTACGGAATACCATATGCGATACAAAGATAAACGTAAATTCTGTACCGTAAATTACAGCCGTAAATGTACGGACATAATACAAAAATAAATAGGGTGTACAATTGAATAATAACAATTGTACACCCTATTTATTTTTGTCACGTTACTGGTTATGTAAGTAAATGTGACTTTGTAAACTATTAAACTGTTACATTGTTCTCGCGCAACGCATCGTTCAGGGATGTTTTTAAATCTGTAGATTCTTTACGCTGGCCAATAATAATAGCACAAGGAACATGAAATTCGCCAGCCGGAAATTGTTTAGCATAGCTACCAGGGATCACAACGGAGTTAGCAGGAACTTTTCCTTTGTACTCGACGGGCTTTTCACCAGTAACGTCAATGATTTTTGATGAGCCAGTGATGGTTACTCCGGCGCCGAGTACAGCCCGCTTACCTATGTGAGCTCCCTCAACAACAATGCAACGCGAACCAATAAAGGCTCCATCTTCAACAATGACGGGTGCGGCTTGTGGTGGTTCAAGTACTCCCCCAATGCCAACACCGCCACTAAGGTGAACATCTTTACCAATCTGAGCGCAACTGCCTACGGTAGCCCATGTATCAACCATCGTACGTTCATCTACATAAGCACCAATGTTTACATACGAAGGCATAAGGATAACCCCCGGCGCCTGATAGGAACCGTATCGGGCAACAGCCGGTGGAACTACCCGTACTTTAGCTTCAGCGAATTTAGTTTTTAATGGGATCTTGTCGTGGAATGAAAAAATTCCTACCTCCTCTTGTTTCATCTGTTGACTAATGAAATAAAGAAGTATGGATTTTTTTACCCACTCATTGACGATCCATTCCCCCTGTTCATCAGTCGATGGATTGGCCACCCGCAGAACTCCCCTATCTAATTGATCTATTACTTCTTTGATCAACTCAATTGATTTTGGATCAGCTAATAATTCTCGATTAGCCCAAATAGCTTCGATTTCGTTACGCATTCAGTTAAAGTAAAAGTTTATAGATAACCTTATAACTTTCTCATATTCAGTGTTATATACTAATAAGCAGAATATTCTTTTATATTTCAATGATATTATATAGGTATATAAATTCTAGCGACTCAAAGATAGTAATAAGACGCGTATAGTTTAAATATAGCTTAGAATTTTTGAGGACTGTTTTTAAAGGATGGTTCTAAAGCAGTTAAGTATCATTGGTCCTCTATTAACTTGTTGCATAAATAATGCCATCTACATATAGGAACCACAAAATCGAACTGATAGTAGTTTTGGAAAAAAAAGAATAAATGTTTCTACTATCTATGACTGTGTTAAATTATTGATCTGCTAGCAAGCGCATAGTTGGGATTGTACTCGCTTGGTTAACAAAAAGAACTATGTCCTACCTGTTAAGATCGACAAATTCCTATCTATTTTAAGCTTTATGAAGCCATTTATAAATCAATAAATAAAGTCATCATTGGTCCAGTATGTTCTTAACTGATATGCATTGTAGGTGTACGTATAGATTTTAATTTCTGATCTAATAGTCACGATAAGACTTCTAACTCAGTATGCTTCTGATTCCAAGTAGAATAAATTAACCAATCAAACTTAGTAGACTCGAGAGAAATATAAGAGAATATAAAGCCTTCAGGCGTTCTGTATGCATGCAAAAATAATAGTAGAAATTGAGCCTCACTGTGGGCAAAAATCAGCAATAATCTATTTCAATATGATTACCGACGATCGTAGAACCATAGTCTAAAGTCAAATTAGTTATAGCTCTCCTATTCAAAAGAGATTTAGCTGATAAAACTAAGTTAGTAAAATTAGTATTCTCTGTAGTATTTTATGCGAAAATTAGCAATTTGTTTAGTATATTCCTATAAATATTAGGAAACATTGCAAATACGGCTAAATATTGTTAGTTTTACTAATATAATTTACTAAATTTATAAACTGATTTACTAATATACTAAAATTGTCTTTCTGATATTGCTAAATATCTTATCTTTTTATCTCCTCTACTTTAATCCGTATATTTGAGGCCAAAACAAATTATTTTTTAAGTTCATGGAAAAAATACGCGTTGCCATTAATGGCTTCGGTCGCATCGGTCGCCTTTCTTTCAGACAACTACTAGCAAAGGAAAACATTGAAGTTGTAGCGATTAATGATCTAACAGATAATGCAACATTAGCACATCTGTTAAAGTATGATTCCGTACACGGCAAGTTTTCTGGAAGTGTCGAGTCAGATAAAGAAAGTATTACCGTAAACGGTCAGCGGATAAACGCTTACGCGGAGCGGGACCCCAAGAATCTTCCCTGGAAAGATCTAAACGTTGACGTGGTTCTTGAGTCAACTGGCCGCTTTGTAGATGAAGCTGGTGCCGGACAACATTTGCAAGCCGGTGCTAAAAAAGTAGTTATCTCTGCTCCCGCTAAAGGCAACATCCCTACGGTTGTTTTAGGCGTCAATGACGAAACACTGACAGGCGAGGAAACAATCGTATCGAATGCTTCCTGTACAACCAACTGCCTGGCGCCAATGGCAAAAGTTCTGGATGATGTTTTCGGTATCGAGAAAGGATACATGACAACCATCCACGCTTATACCGCTGACCAGAATTTGCAGGACGCTCCTCACTCTGATCTACGTCGGGCCCGGGCAGCTGCTCTATCAATCGTTCCAACGTCTACCGGTGCCGCTAAAGCAGTTGGTTTAGTACTTCCTCAATTGAAGGGTAAACTAGACGGAAACGCACTCCGCGTACCAACTCCCGATGGATCGCTGACCGATTTAACGGTCGTTTTGAAACGGGAAGTCACGATTGAAGAGATCAACAATGCGATCAAAGAAGCATCGGAAACGACGCTGAAAGGGTATCTGGAATACACGGAGGATCCAATCGTTTCTATTGACATCGTAGGCAACCCACACTCATGCATATTCGATTCACAGTTGACTGCTGCTAATGGAAACCTGGCAAAAGTAGTGGGCTGGTACGATAACGAATTTGGCTACTCAAGCCGTGTTGCTGACTTGATCGTAAAGCTATTTAAGTAAGTCACAAATGTAAACTAAGTCGCTGGAAGGCCAGTCATCTACCTAGTTTACCTTATTGAATAGACTTTCTGGTTCTTAATTTACAAATGGGTGCGGTTTACAAAACTGCACCCATTTTACATTGTAAATAGTTGATTGTAAAGCCTTTATTAAAAAACATTTCTTCGTATTTAGTCTTTATACCGATGTGAATTCTATTTAAATTGGACTGATATAGGTCTGTTGTTGATTGTAAATCGTAGCAACCGTTGCCTTTAACTTGTTCCAGACTATACGCGAACAGCTCGGGATTGTCAGTTTTCAAATGTAATGATCCACCAGGCTTAAGTAGTCGTTTGTAAACAGCCAAAAAGCGTGGATGCGTCAGTCGGTGCTTCTCTTGTTTCGGCCTGGGTTGCGGGTCAGGAAATGTAATCCAGATCTCATTGACCTCTCCTTCGTCAAAGAATTCCTCCAGGTAATTAATGTCTGTCCGTAGGAATGCCACGTTCGACAAACCCAGGGTCTGCGCGATCTTCGACCCTCTCGCAATCCGGTCTCCTTTGATATCGACACCGATGAAATTTTTGTCGGGAAACGCCTGCGCTAAGCCAACGGTGTATTCACCTTTCCCACACGCCAACTCCAGTATTAGCGGATTTTCGTTTGTAAAATAGTCGGCACGCCAATGACCTTTAATGCTTTTGTAAAGAGGTTTACCAACTTCAATGACGTTTGTGCTTTCCGCATTTTGCAGAAAGAAATGATGTTTGCGACGAGTCACGGTTATAAATTAATTAATTCAGCAATGTGATAATTACTCCCCGTAACGACCACTAAATCGTTAGGGGATGCTTCCTGTAAAGCAGCTTCAAGCGCACTGTTTACATCCTTGTAGTAAGCGCCGAAACGGCCCAGCACCTGTGCTTCCGCTTGCAACGTTTCGGCGGGCAGTGACCGGGGTGAATCGGCCTGACAGAAATAGTAAGTAGCCGATGTGGGTAAGGTGAGCAGA contains the following coding sequences:
- a CDS encoding helix-turn-helix transcriptional regulator; translation: MTINDKIKQILIEKNLSPSYFADEIGVQRSSISHILSGRNRPSFDIIQKIIRRFPELGYEWIMEDESQNPMPSQASSINYSTRNTIRPNDRPDRFHQEVSYSVPQPLGVRSQRNEIPPSSPTVPINSEFVEEPAPMPTTAEKKVERILIFYTDGSFREYTSTH
- the gap gene encoding type I glyceraldehyde-3-phosphate dehydrogenase, with the translated sequence MEKIRVAINGFGRIGRLSFRQLLAKENIEVVAINDLTDNATLAHLLKYDSVHGKFSGSVESDKESITVNGQRINAYAERDPKNLPWKDLNVDVVLESTGRFVDEAGAGQHLQAGAKKVVISAPAKGNIPTVVLGVNDETLTGEETIVSNASCTTNCLAPMAKVLDDVFGIEKGYMTTIHAYTADQNLQDAPHSDLRRARAAALSIVPTSTGAAKAVGLVLPQLKGKLDGNALRVPTPDGSLTDLTVVLKREVTIEEINNAIKEASETTLKGYLEYTEDPIVSIDIVGNPHSCIFDSQLTAANGNLAKVVGWYDNEFGYSSRVADLIVKLFK
- a CDS encoding 2,3,4,5-tetrahydropyridine-2,6-dicarboxylate N-succinyltransferase, which codes for MRNEIEAIWANRELLADPKSIELIKEVIDQLDRGVLRVANPSTDEQGEWIVNEWVKKSILLYFISQQMKQEEVGIFSFHDKIPLKTKFAEAKVRVVPPAVARYGSYQAPGVILMPSYVNIGAYVDERTMVDTWATVGSCAQIGKDVHLSGGVGIGGVLEPPQAAPVIVEDGAFIGSRCIVVEGAHIGKRAVLGAGVTITGSSKIIDVTGEKPVEYKGKVPANSVVIPGSYAKQFPAGEFHVPCAIIIGQRKESTDLKTSLNDALRENNVTV
- the trmB gene encoding tRNA (guanosine(46)-N7)-methyltransferase TrmB, with the translated sequence MTRRKHHFFLQNAESTNVIEVGKPLYKSIKGHWRADYFTNENPLILELACGKGEYTVGLAQAFPDKNFIGVDIKGDRIARGSKIAQTLGLSNVAFLRTDINYLEEFFDEGEVNEIWITFPDPQPRPKQEKHRLTHPRFLAVYKRLLKPGGSLHLKTDNPELFAYSLEQVKGNGCYDLQSTTDLYQSNLNRIHIGIKTKYEEMFFNKGFTINYLQCKMGAVL